From the Cervus elaphus chromosome 20, mCerEla1.1, whole genome shotgun sequence genome, one window contains:
- the LOC122677776 gene encoding dnaJ homolog subfamily B member 6-like, whose amino-acid sequence MVNYYKVLGVPHNASSSDIKKAYHQLALRVHPDKNSENREAAEEKFKQIAEAYAVLSDAEKRDNYDNTRRHCIKRENRRDGRDKDYLKKELRFASPCCDFQSIFEDQDFFSGNCFPTDSVGGARRFRSSFFDVTPILDTGFSTFVSLGSGPNSPSSKTFVPFISSGMGNFKLVTTYSQVVNGKKVVIKKVLENVSQKTKMGKDHLFHQIPPRHG is encoded by the coding sequence ATGGTGAATTACTACAAAGTCCTAGGCGTGCCTCACAATGCTTCCTCCTCTGATATTAAGAAGGCCTATCACCAGTTAGCTCTTCGGGTCCACCCAGACAAGAACTCAGAAAACCGGGAGGCAGCTGAGGAGAAGTTCAAACAAATAGCAGAGGCCTATGCGGTCTTGTCAGATGCCGAGAAACGGGACAACTATGACAACACCAGAAGGCACTGCatcaaaagggaaaacagaagagATGGCAGGGACAAGGATTATTTGAAGAAGGAACTGCGCTTTGCAAGCCCATGCTGTGACTTTCAAAGCATCTTTGAAGATCAAGACTTCTTCTCAGGAAACTGTTTTCCCACTGACAGTGTGGGAGGGGCCAGGAGATTCCGCTCCTCCTTCTTTGATGTGACCCCCATCCTGGACACAGGATTTTCTACTTTTGTATCCCTGGGCTCTGGGCCGAATTCCCCTTCCTCCAAGACATTTGTACCCTTCATAAGCAGTGGAATGGGAAACTTCAAACTGGTCACCACTTATAGCCAGGTAGTGAATGGCAAGAAAGTAGTTATAaagaaagttctagaaaatgTGAGCCAGAAGACCAAAATGGGAAAAGACCACCTATTTCATCAGATTCCTCCACGCCATGGGTAA